In one Magallana gigas chromosome 9, xbMagGiga1.1, whole genome shotgun sequence genomic region, the following are encoded:
- the LOC105328430 gene encoding uncharacterized protein → MSTDGHKRLNELPEVSPFIVCTQSSSLSVRKSSDIFITTFDSANTSKLSADRKREQFASRRPRSLKDIFFRSKNSDKGIPFDKGPSDTKSKFSNIVSKHILPFRFVRNLRSEFKKPERPDTTSCPNLAQKNGLETLATKPENTIVAPFAGTPDQEYTSSSEQESPEETEIKPFPPSQSFPKSDYDRSFYNPLHERNTLRVQHLAIPKSNEGSKHSLPVADIFTTSFTHSTAPKTTQSLSKLQCKSAQELPKSPIVAIKQKLIRSYSDTPPRLSIKPQGSTSSLKIPTCLQSKMYRDDCVSQVLDYLFIGSIEVAYNEPKLCRLKIDSLVDISNLSSAQVPSSKKLHCPCLCGNDSRHFRSRLIIRVEDDDKEDIEQYFSEINKFIDGARKCGKNVLIFSYHGNSRAPAAAIQYLMSHEGFLLRQAYNLVKNQRPSVDIKQGFQNTLETLEHRLFPEAKPSLPFSNDYLNIADPQAIKCAWVDCSDM, encoded by the coding sequence ATGTCGACAGATGGACATAAGCGGCTGAATGAGCTGCCGGAAGTTTCGCCATTCATCGTTTGTACTCAATCATCATCGTTATCTGTTCGGAAATCCTCCGATATTTTCATTACTACATTTGATTCTGCGAACACCAGCAAACTATCAGCTGACCGGAAGCGTGAGCAGTTCGCCTCCCGGCGTCCTCGGTCGCTGAAAGACATCTTCTTTCGGTCTAAAAACTCCGACAAGGGCATTCCATTTGATAAAGGTCCAAGTGATACGAAGTCTAAATTCTCCAACATTGTTTCAAAACACATCCTGCCTTTCCGATTTGTTCGAAATCTTCGATCTGAGTTTAAGAAACCGGAAAGGCCCGATACCACTTCCTGTCCCAATCTTGCTCAGAAAAACGGGTTGGAAACGCTTGCCACTAAGCCCGAAAACACTATCGTGGCCCCTTTTGCTGGTACCCCAGATCAAGAATATACTAGTTCCTCTGAACAAGAGAGCCCCGAGGAGACAGAAATTAAACCCTTTCCACCTTCACAGTCTTTTCCAAAAAGTGACTACGACAGATCGTTTTACAACCCACTACACGAAAGAAACACTCTGCGTGTGCAACATCTTGCCATCCCTAAAAGTAACGAGGGGTCAAAACATAGTCTCCCGGTGGCCGACATATTCACAACATCTTTTACTCATTCAACAGCCCCCAAAACAACCCAGTCACTGTCTAAACTTCAGTGCAAAAGCGCGCAAGAATTGCCAAAAAGCCCAATTGTTGccatcaaacaaaaattgattcgAAGCTATTCGGACACACCTCCGCGGTTATCGATTAAACCACAAGGTAGCACATCTTCACTGAAAATCCCGACTTGTCTGCAATCGAAAATGTACAGGGACGATTGTGTGTCGCAGGTGCTAGATTATCTTTTTATAGGTAGTATCGAGGTAGCCTATAACGAACCAAAACTATGCCGCCTGAAGATCGATTCGCTGGTTGACATCAGTAACTTATCGTCTGCTCAAGTGCCTTCATCGAAGAAGTTACACTGTCCCTGCCTTTGCGGAAATGAcagtcgtcacttccggtcaagGCTTATCATTCGTGTGGAGGATGACGACAAGGAAGACATTGAACAATAtttctctgaaatcaacaagttTATTGACGGTGCTAGGAAATGCGGGAAAAACGTTCTTATATTCAGTTACCATGGTAATTCGCGTGCACCTGCTGCTGCTATTCAGTATCTTATGAGTCATGAGGGGTTTCTACTTCGCCAAGCCTACAACCTTGTCAAAAACCAGCGACCGTCTGTGGACATTAAGCAAGGGTTTCAAAACACCTTGGAAACACTGGAGCATAGACTATTCCCCGAGGCTAAACCTTCCCTTCCGTTCAGCAACGATTATCTAAACATCGCTGATCCGCAGGCCATCAAGTGCGCATGGGTGGACTGTTCCGACATGTGA